One Drosophila virilis strain 15010-1051.87 chromosome 5, Dvir_AGI_RSII-ME, whole genome shotgun sequence DNA window includes the following coding sequences:
- the Eb1 gene encoding microtubule-associated protein RP/EB family member 1 isoform X8 codes for MYNPTSNKRADFRDMAVNVYSTNVTSENLSRHDMLAWVNDCLQSQFSKIEELCTGAAYCQFMDMLFPNSVPVKRVKFRTNLEHEYIQNFKILQAGFKKMSVDKIIPVDKLIKGRFQDNFEFLQWFKKFFDANYDGREYDPLAQRNGIKLGNGGSHTGSGVGSSSTELHTMHRRPQQQQQQGHHHQQQPLLHHHQSAVNNGRTAAIRSQTGMGSMKNIAEEYEIVNDVKKEAGDGDSRSVSKVPPRTNNATPPNRMTVGTTGAVKKNDSAGAQSNHQIEELSSQVRPQVEVMDMRLNLEGLEKERDFYFSKLRDIEILCQEADEAEPAQLVQKILDILYATEDGFAPPDDAPPEDEEY; via the exons atgTATAACC cAACGAGCAACAAGAGAGCAGACTTCAGAGATATGGCTGTTAACGTATACTCCACAAATGTGACGTCAGAGAATCTGTCCCGTCACGATATGCTGGCCTGGGTGAACGATTGCCTGCAATCGCAATTCTCCAAAATTGAGGAACTTTGCACGG GCGCCGCTTACTGTCAGTTCATGGACATGTTGTTCCCAAATTCAGTGCCCGTCAAGCGTGTCAAATTCCGCACAAATCTGGAGCATGAGTACATACAGAACTTTAAGATCTTGCAGGCGGGCTTTAAAAAGATGTCGGTCGATAAg ataATACCAGTTGATAAGCTTATTAAGGGACGTTTCCAAGACAATTTTGAATTCCTGCAATGGTTCAAGAAGTTTTTCGATGCCAATTATGATGGACGTGAATATGATCCATTGGCGCAACGTAACGGCATCAAGCTGGGCAACGGAGGCAGCCATACGGGCAGCGGtgtgggcagcagcagcaccgaGCTGCATACGATGCACCGCcggccacagcagcagcagcaacaggggcatcatcatcagcagcagccgctacTCCACCACCACCAGTCGGCGGTGAATAATGGTCGCACTGCAGCAATACGCAGCCAAACTGGTATGGGCTCCATGAAGAACATTGCGGAAGAATATGAGATTGTTAATGATGTTAAAAAAGAAGCTGGTGACGGTGATAGTCGCT CAGTCTCTAAGGTGCCCCCACGCACAAACAATGCGACACCACCGAATAGAATGACGGTCGGCACCACGGGAGCCGTAAAGAAGAATGATTCGGCTGGTGCGCAATCGAACCATCAGATTGAGGAATTGTCCAGTCAGGTTCGTCCACAGGTAGAG GTTATGGATATGCGTTTAAATCTGGAGGGTCTGGAAAAGGAGCGTGACTTCTACTTCTCAAAGCTGCGCGACATTGAAATACT TTGCCAGGAAGCCGATGAGGCAGAACCAGCTCAGTTAGTTCAAAAGATATTGGACATACTCTATGCAACTGAG GATGGCTTTGCGCCACCAGACGATGCACCACCAGAGGACGAAGAGTACTAA